A stretch of the Takifugu flavidus isolate HTHZ2018 chromosome 1, ASM371156v2, whole genome shotgun sequence genome encodes the following:
- the pyyb gene encoding peptide YYb: protein MANTQRSWIVFAALVICLLACWNNFADAYPPKPESPGSNASPEDWAKYQAAVRHYVNLITRQRYGKRSNMEEQAVEWLLFGPDSNQNPQPRADDNDDQW from the exons ATGGCCAACACTCAGAGATCGTGGATCGTGTTCGCAGCTCTCGTCATCTGTCTGCTGGCATGTTGGAACAACTTCGCCGACGCGTATCCCCCCAAACCGGAGAGCCCGGGGAGCAACGCGTCACCGGAGGACTGGGCCAAATACCAGGCCGCTGTCAGGCACTATGTCAACCTCATCACCAGGCAGAG gtacgGGAAGAGGTCCAACATGGAGGAGCAGGCGGTGGAATGGCTGCTGTTTGGGCCCGATTCAAACCAGAACCCCCAACCACG AGCGGATGATAATGATGATCAGTGGTAA
- the tut1 gene encoding speckle targeted PIP5K1A-regulated poly(A) polymerase: MEADGDIKTTATGFRCTLCNVSLPNVPSLEQHVKGRKHQTLSTVRASRKSQEQHSVYVAGLKPEISQTDITEYFQQFGPVSDVIMDKDKGFYAIVLFSETDSIQATLSCGEHRLKGSKLRVKPREKKEFKLIPKKSDFQNLQEAFDRLKPQLCQLLNVDGQMRYMVERFQLGENEKKARGLLVQLLQEVLVEFFPDSQIFPFGSSVNTFGIHSCDLDLFLDLENTKVFQAHAKSTTGQTGEGMSDDGRSEDSMLSDIDLSTATPAEVLDLVAAILKRCVPSVHKVHVVSVARLPVVKFHHRELNLQGDITTNNRLAVRNTRFLQLCSEIDERLRPLVYTIRCWAKQKQLAGNPSGTGPLLNNYALTLLVIFFLQNCDPPVLPTVDQLKAMACEEEECVIEGWNCTFPSQAIAVPPSKNRQDLCTLLAGFFNFYAKFDFASSVISLREGRALPITDFLKQNKDEEAMGEETPNTGMHHGPKLGPLNLLDPFELSHNVAGNLNERSHRSFQRECQEAEKYCRSLQYQRKSTKGKSWGLVRLLTPHGEVAHAKTEQLTISIPFKSALLPEGLRSQLHEAGDEFRLLWFQKICAAVCGVFQNVLGCHLHPSADVAFGEEGAEEKESLSDSLNTSADDSRELIGSQDEASPLEMTAAGAKRPLSSGSDTPASPQGKKPRLSKRAKPEFPHWVFVQKHLVWAGRRRVRRELSKGTDSQPEGSCMDLESRVTAHIIEKEKELKEPLEFTVQLQMLGGTESTRAVVKLEPTSDKTGVFYDFFHFLEAFLAKMVETLLKNEVVNI; the protein is encoded by the exons ATGGAAGCGGACGGTGACATTAAAACCACAGCAACAGGCTTCCGTTGCACTCTGTGCAATGTCAGTCTACCAAACG TGCCAAGCTTGGAACAGCATGTCAAAGGGCGTAAACATCAGACGCTGAGTACTGTGCGCGCTAGCAGGAAATCCCAGGAGCAGCACAGCGTGTATGTGGCAGGACTCAAACCTGAAATTTCTCAGACTGACATTACTGAGTACTTCCAGCAGTTCGGACCAGTATCAGACGTAATTATGGATAAGGACAAG GGATTTTACGCCATTGTGCTGTTCAGTGAGACGGACAGTATACAGGCAACTTTGTCCTGTGGTGAACATCGGCTCAAAGGCTCGAAACTGCGCGTCAAACCCAGAGAAAAGAAGGAATTCAAGTTGATTCCCAAGAAGAGCGATTTCCAGAATCTCCAAGAAGCTTTTGATAGACTCAAACCTCAGCTGTGCCAACTTTTGAAC GTAGATGGGCAGATGCGTTATATGGTAGAGCGATTCCAgctgggagaaaatgaaaaaaaagcccGAGGATTGCTGGTTCAACTGCTGCAAGAGGTTCTCGTGGAGTTTTTCCCAG ACAGCCAGATTTTCCCCTTTGGATCATCTGTTAACACCTTTGGAATCCACTCCTGTGACTTGGACCTCTTCCTGGACCTAGAAAACACCAAAGTGTTCCAGGCCCATGCCAAGTCCACCACAGGCCAG ACAGGGGAGGGTATGTCGGATGATGGCCGCTCTGAAGATTCCATGCTGTCTGATATTGATTTATCCACTGCCACTCCAGCGGAGGTCTTGGATCTTGTGGCAGCTATCCTTAAACGCTGCGTCCCCAGTGTGCACAAAGTCCACGTGGTCAGCGTTGCCCGTCTCCCTGTAGTCAAGTTCCATCACCGTGAGCTTAACTTGCAGGGGGACATAACCACCAACAACAG ACTAGCAGTGAGAAACACGCGTTTTCTCCAGCTGTGTTCAGAGATAGACGAGCGACTTAGGCCTCTGGTCTACACCATCCGTTGCTGGGccaaacagaagcagctggCTG GTAACCCCAGTGGGACTGGACCCCTGCTCAATAACTATGCCCTGACACTGCTCGTGATCTTCTTCCTTCAAAACTGCGACCCTCCCGTCCTCCCCACTGTGGACCAACTGAAAGCCATGGCCT gtgaggaagaagagtgTGTGATTGAAGGTTGGAACTGCACTTTCCCCAGCCAGGCTATAGCTGTACCCCCCAGCAAGAACAGGCAGGACCTTT GCACCCTGCTTGCTGGTTTTTTCAATTTCTATGCAAAGTTTGATTTTGCCAGCAGCGTTATATCTCTCAGGGAGGGACGAGCGCTCCCAATCACAGATTTTCTCAAACAGAATAAGGATGAAGAAGCAATGGGAGAGGAAACACCCAACACGGGGATGCATCATGGTCCTAAACTGGGCCCTCTAAATCTCTTAGACCCCTTTGAGCTCTCCCACAACGTTGCCGGTAACCTAAATGAACGCTCCCACCGCAGCTTCCAGAGGGAGTGCCAGGAGGCTGAGAAATACTGCCGCAGTTTACAGTACCAGCGTAAATCCACCAAGGGGAAATCGTGGGGGCTGGTGCGCTTGTTAACCCCCCACGGGGAAGTCGCCCATGCCaaaacagagcagctgacaATCAGCATCCCTTTCAAATCGGCGTTGCTCCCCGAGGGGCTGCGCAGCCAGCTGCACGAGGCGGGGGATGAGTTCCGGCTGCTGTGGTTCCAGAAGATTTGCGCTGCTGTGTGCGGAGTGTTCCAAAATGTTCTCGGCTGCCATCTCCACCCCTCTGCAGACGTTGCCTTTGGAGAGGAAGGCGCGGAGGAGAAGGAAAGTCTTTCAGATTCCCTCAACACGTCAGCAGACGATAGCCGCGAGCTCATCGGCAGCCAGGACGAAGCCTCTCCTCTGGAGATGACCGCGGCTGGGGCCAAGAGACCGCTCTCTTCTGGCAGCGACACGCCAGCCTCGCCTCAAGGTAAAAAGCCACGGCTCTCCAAGAGGGCCAAACCGGAGTTTCCACACTGGGTCTTCGTGCAGAAGCACTTGGTGTGGGCtggcaggaggagggtgaggcGTGAGCTGAGCAAGGGGACAGACTCCCAGCCAGAAGGCAGCTGCATGGACCTGGAGTCTCGGGTCACTGCTCACATCattgagaaagaaaaggagcttAAAGAGCCCCTGGAGTTCACGGTTCAACTCCAAATGTTGGGAGGGACCGAGAGCACAAGGGCGGTGGTGAAGTTGGAGCCAACCAGCGACAAGACTGGAGTTTTCTATgacttttttcactttttggAAGCCTTCTTGGCAAAGATGGTTGAGACTTTGTTAAAGAACGAAGTAGTTAACATTTAA